A single window of Enterobacteriaceae bacterium ESL0689 DNA harbors:
- the dinB gene encoding DNA polymerase IV, translating to MRKIIHIDMDCFFAAVEMRDNPALRDIPVAVGGSLMQRGVISTANYPARQFGIHSAMPTALAFKRCPHLTLLPGRFEAYKKVSCQIHEIFSRYTSLIEPLSLDEAYLDVSNSPHCQGSATRIAAEIRQTIYDELQLTASAGIAPVKFLAKIASDINKPNGQFVITPHQVEGFVKTLPLIRIPGVGKASAARLEKMGLHTCEDVQKSDLLTLLRHFGQLGRILWQRSHGIDEREVISTRQRKSIGVERTLAQDIYQWDDCAAIINTLYQKLEQRLAKVKPDLLIARQGVKLKFNDFQLTTQEHIWPCLNKEDLLTTAYHTWHQRRRGRGVRLVGLHVTLIDPQRDQQLSLAL from the coding sequence ATGCGTAAAATCATCCATATTGATATGGACTGTTTCTTTGCCGCAGTTGAAATGCGTGATAACCCGGCTTTGCGGGATATTCCTGTGGCGGTCGGTGGCAGCCTTATGCAGCGTGGCGTGATCAGCACCGCGAACTATCCGGCGCGTCAGTTTGGCATTCATAGCGCCATGCCAACCGCCCTGGCGTTTAAACGCTGCCCACATTTGACACTGCTGCCAGGCCGCTTTGAAGCCTATAAAAAAGTATCGTGCCAAATCCACGAGATTTTCTCCCGTTATACTTCATTGATTGAGCCGCTTTCACTGGATGAAGCCTACCTTGATGTCAGTAACAGTCCTCATTGTCAGGGTTCTGCTACGCGAATAGCGGCAGAAATTCGTCAGACGATATATGACGAACTGCAACTGACAGCCTCTGCGGGGATTGCGCCGGTTAAATTTCTGGCCAAAATAGCTTCAGATATCAATAAACCCAATGGCCAGTTTGTGATTACGCCACATCAGGTCGAGGGATTTGTAAAAACGCTACCGCTTATCCGTATCCCTGGTGTGGGGAAGGCTTCTGCCGCCAGGCTGGAAAAAATGGGTTTACATACCTGTGAGGATGTACAAAAGAGTGATTTATTAACACTCCTTCGTCACTTTGGCCAGTTGGGCCGCATATTATGGCAGCGCAGCCACGGTATCGATGAACGTGAAGTGATCAGCACCCGGCAGCGTAAATCGATAGGTGTTGAACGCACACTGGCGCAGGATATTTATCAATGGGATGATTGTGCCGCGATTATTAACACGCTGTATCAGAAACTGGAACAGCGACTGGCGAAGGTAAAACCCGACCTGCTGATTGCCCGTCAGGGGGTTAAGCTAAAATTCAATGATTTTCAGCTGACCACTCAGGAGCATATCTGGCCCTGTCTGAATAAAGAGGATTTGCTGACCACCGCTTATCACACCTGGCATCAACGACGGCGTGGACGTGGTGTACGGCTGGTGGGATTGCATGTGACCTTAATCGATCCTCAGCGGGATCAGCAATTGTCACTCGCGCTTTAA
- the pepD gene encoding beta-Ala-His dipeptidase: MSELSQLSTQPLWDIFARICAIPHPSYHEQQLAEYIMGWAKTRGLEAERDQAGNILIRKAATPGMENRQPVALQAHLDMVPQKNDDTAHDFTKDPIQPYIDGEWVKARGTTLGADNGIGMASALAVLADDNVVHGPLEVLLTMTEETGMEGAFGLQPNWLQADILINTDSEEEGEIYMGCAGGIDFTSQLTLIREPIRPGFQCVKLTLKGLKGGHSGGEIHLGLGNANKLLVRFFAEYGQDLDLQLVDFNGGSLRNAIPREAFATFAVAADKWDLLQTRVNHYQQILKNELAEKEPNLQLLSDQVADDRRALSTQSADTFIYLLNAMPNGVIRNSDVAKGVVETSLNVGVVTMTEDNVEIHCLIRSLIDSGKAYVVSMLDSLGKLAGARTQAKGEYPGWQPDSHSPVMHLVRDTYQRLFHKTPNIQIIHAGLECGLFRKPYPDMDMVSIGPTITGPHSPDEQVNIASVGHYWKLLTEVLKAIPEK; the protein is encoded by the coding sequence GTGTCTGAGCTGTCTCAGTTATCCACACAACCACTATGGGATATTTTTGCCCGCATCTGTGCCATCCCTCATCCGTCCTATCATGAACAACAGCTCGCTGAATATATCATGGGATGGGCGAAAACGCGGGGATTAGAGGCAGAACGCGATCAGGCGGGTAACATTCTTATCCGTAAAGCAGCGACGCCAGGTATGGAAAACCGTCAACCCGTCGCTTTACAGGCACATCTTGATATGGTGCCACAGAAAAACGACGATACTGCTCATGATTTCACTAAAGATCCGATTCAGCCTTATATCGACGGTGAGTGGGTCAAAGCGCGTGGCACCACGCTGGGGGCAGATAACGGCATTGGTATGGCTTCCGCACTCGCGGTGCTGGCCGATGATAACGTCGTTCATGGCCCGTTAGAAGTACTATTGACAATGACAGAAGAGACCGGCATGGAGGGCGCGTTTGGTTTACAGCCCAACTGGCTGCAGGCCGATATTCTGATTAATACCGACTCAGAAGAGGAAGGCGAAATCTACATGGGCTGCGCGGGAGGGATCGATTTTACCTCTCAACTGACGCTGATCCGTGAACCCATTCGCCCTGGTTTCCAGTGTGTTAAATTGACCTTAAAGGGCCTGAAAGGGGGTCACTCCGGGGGAGAGATCCACCTCGGTCTAGGGAATGCCAATAAATTACTGGTTCGTTTTTTTGCCGAATATGGCCAGGATCTGGATTTACAATTGGTGGATTTCAACGGTGGCTCATTACGCAATGCCATCCCACGCGAAGCGTTCGCGACTTTCGCTGTCGCTGCCGATAAATGGGATCTGCTGCAAACACGGGTCAATCATTACCAGCAAATCCTGAAAAATGAACTGGCAGAAAAAGAACCGAATCTGCAATTACTCAGCGATCAAGTCGCCGATGATCGCCGCGCACTCAGCACACAGTCCGCTGATACATTTATCTATCTGCTGAATGCGATGCCGAATGGTGTGATCCGTAACTCCGATGTCGCAAAAGGCGTCGTTGAAACTTCACTGAATGTGGGTGTGGTGACCATGACGGAAGATAATGTGGAAATTCATTGTCTCATCCGTTCACTGATCGACAGTGGCAAAGCCTATGTTGTCAGTATGCTGGACTCGCTGGGGAAACTGGCCGGTGCCCGCACACAAGCGAAGGGAGAGTATCCCGGCTGGCAACCCGATAGCCACTCACCCGTGATGCACCTGGTACGTGATACCTATCAGCGCCTGTTCCATAAGACGCCGAATATCCAGATTATTCATGCCGGGCTGGAGTGTGGCCTGTTCCGCAAACCCTATCCTGATATGGATATGGTCTCCATTGGGCCGACCATTACCGGCCCACACTCTCCGGACGAACAAGTGAATATCGCCAGCGTTGGCCATTACTGGAAATTACTGACGGAAGTACTGAAAGCGATCCCTGAAAAATAA
- the gpt gene encoding xanthine phosphoribosyltransferase, translated as MREKYVVTWDMLQIHARQLASRLMPSEQWKGIIAVSRGGLIPGALLARELGIRHVDTVCISSYDHDSQRELIVLKCAEGDGEGFIVIDDLVDTGGTAVAIREIYPKAHFVTIFAKPAGRPLVDDYIVDIPQDVWIEQPWDMGVMFVPPISGR; from the coding sequence ATGAGAGAAAAATACGTCGTCACCTGGGATATGCTACAGATCCACGCCCGCCAATTAGCCAGTCGCCTGATGCCGTCTGAACAATGGAAAGGAATTATCGCGGTCAGTCGTGGTGGCCTGATCCCAGGGGCATTACTGGCGCGTGAACTGGGTATTCGTCATGTTGATACGGTTTGTATTTCCAGTTATGACCACGATAGTCAGCGCGAGCTGATCGTTCTGAAATGTGCTGAAGGTGATGGTGAAGGTTTTATTGTAATTGATGACCTGGTGGATACCGGTGGCACGGCGGTTGCCATTCGTGAAATCTATCCCAAAGCACACTTTGTCACGATTTTTGCCAAACCGGCCGGGCGCCCACTGGTTGATGATTATATTGTTGATATCCCACAGGATGTATGGATCGAGCAACCGTGGGATATGGGGGTGATGTTTGTGCCGCCCATCTCCGGTCGTTAA
- the frsA gene encoding esterase FrsA: protein MSHNLSETLFKPQFDHPETSTLVRRSVIDPLASRPVDHWYRLINRLEWIWRGIPPQDILDVQARIAMSDAPRTTPELYDTVTGYRSGNWIFEWSKQAMSWQQKAGQENEAIARGHHWLRASGLYSIAAYPHIKGDELAEQAQTLAYRAYQQAVQCLPGSLRELPVAIPGGSPITTFLHLPDGEGPFPVIMMCGSLDGLQIDYYSLYANYFAPARIAMLTLDMPSTGFSSKWKLTQETSLLHQHVLQQLPTIPWVDHTRVAAFGFRFGANVAVRLGYLAPQYLKAVACLAPVVHQLLTEPRRQRAIPGMYLDVLASRLGMYDASDEALCVELNRYSLKNQGLLGRRCPTPMLSGFWQNDPLSPQQESGLITASSVNGKLLAIPSTPVYHNFDDALRQITAWLKQQLA from the coding sequence ATGTCACATAATCTTAGCGAAACACTATTTAAGCCACAATTCGACCATCCGGAAACCTCGACACTGGTACGCCGTTCTGTGATTGATCCCCTCGCCAGCCGTCCTGTTGATCACTGGTATCGTTTAATTAATCGCCTGGAATGGATCTGGCGTGGTATACCGCCTCAAGATATCCTCGATGTACAGGCACGTATTGCGATGAGCGATGCGCCACGCACGACCCCGGAACTTTACGATACTGTCACCGGATATCGTAGTGGCAACTGGATCTTTGAATGGTCAAAGCAGGCGATGAGCTGGCAGCAAAAAGCGGGGCAGGAAAATGAAGCCATTGCCCGTGGCCATCACTGGTTGCGGGCATCCGGTCTTTATAGTATTGCCGCTTACCCGCATATTAAAGGTGACGAACTGGCTGAGCAGGCACAAACCCTGGCTTACCGCGCTTATCAACAAGCGGTACAGTGTTTGCCCGGCTCACTGCGTGAACTACCCGTCGCGATCCCCGGCGGCTCGCCAATCACCACCTTTTTACATCTCCCTGATGGTGAAGGCCCCTTTCCTGTCATTATGATGTGCGGTAGCCTCGATGGGCTGCAAATTGACTACTACAGCTTATATGCCAACTATTTTGCTCCAGCGAGGATAGCGATGCTAACGCTGGATATGCCCTCCACAGGATTTTCATCGAAATGGAAGTTGACTCAGGAAACCAGCCTGCTACATCAACATGTCCTGCAGCAATTACCGACTATTCCGTGGGTTGATCATACCCGGGTTGCAGCGTTTGGTTTTCGTTTCGGCGCCAATGTGGCAGTACGACTGGGCTATCTGGCACCACAATATCTCAAAGCGGTGGCCTGTCTCGCGCCAGTCGTCCATCAGTTGCTGACAGAACCACGACGCCAGAGAGCGATCCCGGGAATGTATCTCGATGTTCTGGCATCCCGGCTGGGTATGTACGATGCCTCTGATGAAGCATTATGTGTAGAACTGAACCGTTATTCGCTGAAGAACCAGGGATTACTGGGACGACGTTGCCCGACGCCGATGCTATCCGGATTCTGGCAAAATGATCCGCTCAGTCCGCAACAGGAGTCTGGATTAATTACCGCTTCGTCTGTGAATGGGAAATTGCTGGCGATCCCCTCGACACCGGTCTATCACAATTTCGATGATGCATTACGGCAGATAACCGCCTGGCTTAAACAGCAATTAGCCTGA
- the casA gene encoding type I-E CRISPR-associated protein Cse1/CasA produces MHMTSLLTTPWLPVCFIDGTTGRMAPIALADENIADIAVSRADLQGAAWQFLLALLQSTLAPENSYRWEDIWEEGLTAEAVHNALLPLEPYFQLSADSPSFMQDFEHFSGEEISIAQLLPEIPGAQTIKFNKDHFIKRGITERFCPHCAALALFSLQLNAPSGGRGYRTGLRGGGPLTTLIKLQEYQGKRQTPLWRKLWLNVMPQDVAGMPLPTTYNDAIFPWLAKTRTSEPPTETITTPEQVNKLQAYWGMPRRIRLNFSKTENGQCDICGAVSDQLLTTMSVKNYGVKYEGWQHPLTPYRRPLKEDSGLFSVKPQPGGLIWRDWLGLSYQQQTENNNEYPAQVVRIFHSHRLRKTKVGLWGFGADFDNMKIRCWYEHQFPLLMTENIMPDLRQAAKTAIRLLSLLRSALKAAWFDDAKGARGDFSFIDIDFWNLTQQKFLDFIHHLEKGEDRDALLNQWQKTLWLFTRNYFDEHVFSNPYEDNDLKRCIAARKKYFTPTKEKKNSEATKQKGAK; encoded by the coding sequence TTGCATATGACTTCACTTTTAACCACCCCATGGTTGCCGGTCTGTTTTATTGATGGCACCACCGGGAGAATGGCACCCATTGCACTGGCCGATGAAAATATTGCTGATATCGCTGTATCCCGGGCCGATTTACAAGGTGCTGCCTGGCAATTCTTACTCGCTTTATTGCAATCGACGCTGGCACCTGAAAATAGCTATCGCTGGGAAGATATCTGGGAGGAGGGATTAACGGCGGAAGCGGTACACAATGCGCTGCTCCCCCTGGAACCGTACTTTCAGCTTTCTGCGGACTCTCCCTCATTTATGCAGGATTTTGAACACTTCAGTGGCGAAGAGATTTCTATTGCTCAGCTTCTGCCAGAGATCCCGGGTGCCCAGACGATCAAATTCAATAAAGATCACTTTATCAAGCGTGGTATCACAGAACGTTTTTGCCCTCATTGCGCCGCCCTTGCCCTGTTTTCGTTACAGCTCAATGCCCCATCAGGAGGCAGAGGATATCGTACCGGACTGCGTGGCGGTGGCCCGCTGACCACGCTGATTAAACTGCAGGAATATCAGGGCAAGCGGCAAACACCCCTGTGGCGCAAATTGTGGCTGAACGTGATGCCGCAGGACGTGGCAGGTATGCCATTACCCACTACCTATAATGACGCCATTTTTCCCTGGCTGGCAAAAACGCGAACCAGTGAGCCACCGACAGAGACCATAACTACGCCAGAACAGGTCAATAAATTACAGGCGTATTGGGGAATGCCACGGCGTATTCGGCTCAATTTCTCAAAAACAGAGAACGGTCAGTGTGATATCTGTGGCGCCGTCAGCGATCAACTACTCACTACGATGAGCGTTAAGAACTACGGAGTGAAATATGAAGGCTGGCAACACCCGCTGACCCCCTACCGGCGACCGCTCAAAGAGGACAGTGGCTTGTTCTCTGTCAAGCCGCAACCCGGCGGTCTTATCTGGCGCGACTGGCTGGGCTTAAGTTATCAGCAGCAGACAGAAAATAATAACGAGTATCCGGCACAGGTGGTCAGGATATTTCATTCTCATCGTCTCAGGAAGACAAAAGTCGGATTATGGGGATTTGGCGCTGATTTCGATAATATGAAAATTCGTTGCTGGTACGAGCATCAGTTTCCATTATTAATGACCGAAAATATCATGCCTGATTTACGCCAGGCAGCGAAAACAGCGATACGTCTTCTTAGCTTATTACGTAGCGCGCTGAAAGCGGCCTGGTTTGACGATGCTAAGGGCGCACGCGGTGATTTTAGTTTTATCGATATCGATTTCTGGAATCTGACCCAGCAAAAATTTCTCGATTTTATTCACCATCTTGAAAAAGGTGAGGATCGGGACGCTTTGCTGAATCAATGGCAAAAAACCTTATGGCTATTCACGCGCAATTATTTTGATGAGCATGTTTTTAGCAATCCGTATGAAGATAATGATCTGAAACGTTGTATAGCAGCGCGCAAAAAATATTTTACGCCGACGAAGGAAAAAAAGAACAGCGAAGCCACAAAGCAGAAGGGGGCTAAATGA
- the casB gene encoding type I-E CRISPR-associated protein Cse2/CasB yields MTIVQDDHQATLRRWYDELQERRGDRASLRRSNTISDICLSEGFRSLLLQTHTLWKKEHQEWRITALALTAALAADIKTVVQNTPFAAQLGQQTGDKPVMSEQRFRRLSAVKDPDDLLRQLRRAVKLLRGNVNLSSLTEDIFHWCQEYDDVQNHKRRRQPLTDFITIRWALDYYHADEDE; encoded by the coding sequence ATGACAATAGTGCAGGATGATCATCAGGCGACGTTACGCCGCTGGTATGATGAATTACAGGAAAGGCGTGGAGACCGTGCCAGCCTGCGGCGCAGCAATACGATCAGTGACATCTGTCTCTCCGAAGGTTTTCGCTCACTGCTGCTGCAAACCCATACTTTATGGAAAAAAGAGCATCAGGAATGGCGGATCACTGCTCTGGCGCTCACTGCGGCTTTGGCTGCGGATATCAAAACAGTCGTTCAGAATACGCCCTTTGCTGCCCAGTTAGGGCAGCAAACGGGTGATAAACCGGTGATGTCGGAGCAGCGCTTTCGCCGTTTATCGGCGGTGAAAGATCCCGATGATTTACTGCGCCAGCTACGCCGTGCGGTAAAACTCCTGAGAGGAAACGTCAATCTGTCGTCACTGACGGAAGATATCTTCCACTGGTGCCAGGAATACGATGATGTGCAAAACCATAAACGTCGCCGCCAGCCACTCACTGACTTTATCACTATCCGCTGGGCACTCGACTATTACCACGCTGACGAAGACGAATAA
- the cas7e gene encoding type I-E CRISPR-associated protein Cas7/Cse4/CasC — MTTFIQLHLLTAYPAANLNRDDSGRPKTVFVGGATRLRISSQSLKRAWRTSALFEQALAGHIGIRSGRIARTAAEIMMENGIDEKTAVAYAQDIANYLGKVKNDKKYKDQLPNAETEQLVHISPAEFEAVKELAHRLAEERRKPKEEELNLLRQDRMAVDIAMFGRMLAEKPEFNIEAACQVAHAFGVAETTIEDDFFTAVDDLRAASDDAGAGHLGETDFSSALFYTYICIDKDLLVKNLNGDAALANKTLRAFTEAALKVSPTGKQNSFATRAYASWALAEKSTDQPRSLAAAFYEPITGTSQLDVAIERITALRNNMNSVYGQCSDTIDFDTTRKQGSMNAMLDFICA, encoded by the coding sequence ATGACAACATTTATTCAGCTCCATTTATTAACGGCTTACCCTGCGGCCAACCTGAACCGTGATGACAGTGGCCGCCCGAAAACCGTATTCGTGGGCGGTGCTACACGCCTGCGTATCTCCTCCCAGAGCCTGAAACGGGCATGGCGCACCAGTGCGCTGTTTGAGCAGGCGCTGGCGGGTCATATTGGCATACGCAGCGGCAGGATCGCCCGCACAGCGGCAGAAATCATGATGGAAAATGGCATAGATGAGAAAACCGCTGTCGCCTATGCACAGGATATTGCTAATTATTTGGGTAAAGTTAAAAACGATAAAAAATATAAAGATCAACTGCCGAATGCGGAAACCGAGCAGCTGGTACATATCAGCCCGGCGGAGTTCGAGGCGGTAAAAGAGCTGGCGCATCGTCTGGCAGAAGAACGGCGTAAACCGAAAGAGGAAGAACTCAATCTGCTACGTCAGGATCGCATGGCGGTTGATATTGCGATGTTTGGCCGCATGCTGGCCGAGAAACCCGAATTTAATATCGAAGCGGCTTGTCAGGTGGCCCATGCGTTTGGTGTTGCGGAAACCACGATCGAAGATGACTTCTTCACCGCCGTCGATGACTTGCGCGCCGCCTCTGATGATGCGGGGGCAGGCCATCTGGGTGAGACCGATTTTAGTTCGGCGCTGTTCTATACCTATATCTGCATTGATAAAGATCTGCTGGTGAAAAATCTCAATGGCGATGCAGCATTAGCCAATAAAACGCTACGTGCTTTCACGGAAGCGGCACTCAAAGTCTCGCCGACGGGTAAACAAAACAGCTTTGCCACCCGGGCTTATGCCTCCTGGGCGCTGGCAGAGAAAAGCACCGATCAGCCGCGCTCGCTGGCGGCGGCCTTTTATGAACCCATTACCGGCACCAGCCAGCTGGATGTGGCGATCGAGCGCATTACCGCTTTACGCAACAATATGAACAGCGTGTATGGTCAGTGCAGTGATACCATAGATTTTGACACAACCCGCAAGCAGGGCAGCATGAACGCGATGCTCGATTTTATCTGTGCATAA